A stretch of the Nitratireductor thuwali genome encodes the following:
- the proS gene encoding proline--tRNA ligase, with translation MRLSRYFLPILKENPREAEIVSHRLMLRAGMIRQQAAGSFSWLPLGKRVLDKVNRIVREEQNRAGAHEILMPTIQSADLWMESGRYDDYGKEMLRITDRHERAMLYGPTNEEMVTDIFRAYVKSYKDLPLNLYHIQWKFRDEVRPRFGVMRSREFLMKDAYSFDLDFEGAKAAYNRMFVAYLRTFSRMGLQAIPMRADTGPIGGDLSHEFIILASTGESEVFCHRDFLQLQVPGADVDFGNDEEIAGIVKTWTTPYAATDEMHDEAAWGAVADDEKVSARGIEVGHIFHFGTKYSKPMNASVTGPDGKEHLVSMGSYGIGPSRLLAAIIEASHDEHGIIWPESVAPFDIALINMKAGDGECDRVCEELYTALTAAGRDVLYDDTDQRAGGKFATADLIGLPWQVIVGPRGVAAGEVEVKNRATGERETMPIAALVQRFGGRP, from the coding sequence ATGCGACTGTCGCGCTACTTTCTGCCGATCTTGAAGGAAAATCCTCGTGAGGCCGAGATCGTCTCTCACCGGCTGATGCTGAGGGCCGGCATGATCCGGCAGCAGGCGGCGGGCAGCTTTTCCTGGCTGCCGCTTGGCAAGCGCGTGCTCGACAAGGTCAACCGAATCGTCCGCGAGGAGCAGAACCGGGCCGGCGCGCACGAGATCCTCATGCCCACCATCCAGTCGGCCGATCTGTGGATGGAAAGCGGACGCTACGACGATTACGGCAAGGAGATGCTGCGCATCACCGACCGCCACGAGCGCGCCATGCTTTACGGCCCGACCAATGAGGAGATGGTGACGGACATCTTCCGCGCCTATGTCAAATCCTACAAGGACCTGCCGCTCAACCTCTATCACATCCAGTGGAAGTTCCGCGACGAGGTGCGCCCGCGCTTCGGCGTGATGCGTTCGCGCGAATTTCTGATGAAGGATGCCTATTCCTTCGACCTCGATTTCGAGGGAGCCAAGGCGGCCTACAACCGCATGTTCGTCGCCTATCTGCGCACCTTTTCCCGCATGGGCCTGCAAGCGATCCCCATGCGCGCCGACACCGGCCCCATCGGCGGCGATCTCAGCCATGAGTTCATCATCCTGGCCTCGACCGGGGAAAGCGAAGTCTTCTGTCATCGCGACTTCCTCCAGCTTCAGGTGCCGGGCGCCGACGTCGATTTCGGCAATGACGAGGAGATCGCCGGCATCGTGAAGACCTGGACGACGCCCTATGCAGCGACGGACGAGATGCATGACGAGGCAGCATGGGGCGCCGTCGCCGACGATGAGAAGGTCTCGGCCCGCGGCATCGAGGTCGGCCATATTTTCCACTTCGGCACCAAATATTCCAAGCCGATGAATGCCAGCGTCACCGGGCCCGACGGCAAGGAGCACCTTGTTTCCATGGGGTCCTACGGCATCGGCCCCAGCCGGCTGTTGGCGGCCATCATCGAGGCGAGCCACGATGAGCACGGCATCATCTGGCCCGAATCGGTGGCGCCTTTCGACATCGCGCTTATCAACATGAAGGCTGGCGACGGTGAATGCGATCGGGTTTGTGAAGAGCTTTACACGGCGCTGACGGCGGCGGGCCGCGACGTGCTTTACGACGACACCGACCAGCGCGCCGGCGGCAAGTTCGCGACGGCCGATCTCATCGGCCTGCCCTGGCAGGTGATCGTGGGGCCGCGCGGCGTCGCTGCCGGCGAGGTTGAGGTAAAGAACCGTGCGACCGGCGAGCGGGAGACCATGCCGATCGCAGCGCTCGTCCAGCGTTTCGGCGGCCGCCCATGA
- a CDS encoding DUF1467 family protein, with translation MNWISLAAVFIVIWWVMLFVSLPVGLRTQDEDGKVVPGTPESAPRGSHMLKALIRTTILTLMVFAAFYILTRVLGYGFDDIPRFAPEFY, from the coding sequence ATGAACTGGATATCGCTGGCGGCCGTTTTCATCGTCATCTGGTGGGTCATGCTGTTCGTGTCGCTGCCGGTCGGCCTGCGCACGCAGGATGAAGATGGCAAGGTCGTGCCGGGCACCCCCGAGAGTGCGCCGCGCGGCTCTCATATGCTGAAAGCCCTCATCCGCACCACCATTCTCACGCTGATGGTTTTCGCGGCATTCTACATTCTGACGCGCGTTCTCGGCTACGGCTTTGATGACATCCCGCGTTTCGCGCCGGAGTTCTACTGA
- the mce gene encoding methylmalonyl-CoA epimerase, which yields MLGRLNHVAIAVPDLAAATAIYRDTLGAAVSQPQALPEHGVTVVFVELPNAKVELLEPLGEASPIAAFLEKSPSGGIHHICYEVNDILAARDRLKAAGARVVGDGEPKIGAHGKPVLFLHPKDFAGTLVELEQV from the coding sequence ATGCTTGGCAGGCTCAACCATGTCGCAATCGCCGTCCCGGACCTGGCGGCCGCCACGGCGATCTATCGCGACACGCTGGGCGCTGCGGTCTCGCAGCCGCAGGCCCTGCCCGAGCATGGTGTCACCGTCGTCTTCGTTGAGCTTCCAAATGCCAAGGTGGAACTGCTGGAGCCGCTCGGCGAGGCATCGCCCATCGCGGCATTTCTCGAAAAGAGCCCTTCCGGCGGCATTCACCACATATGCTATGAGGTGAACGATATTCTGGCCGCGCGCGACCGGCTGAAGGCGGCGGGCGCCCGGGTTGTGGGCGACGGAGAACCGAAGATCGGCGCGCACGGCAAGCCGGTGCTTTTCCTGCACCCAAAGGATTTTGCCGGAACGCTGGTCGAGCTCGAGCAGGTGTGA